The following is a genomic window from Geminicoccaceae bacterium.
CAGCGTAGCCATGTCCGGCGAGCCTGTCGTCGAGGTCTCCCGGCTCGACATGGCTCGCCAGATGGAAACAGGGCGGAATGGAACGTGCACGATACCATGCCTCGACATGGTCGATGGCGGCGTCGAGCCCCCTGCCCCGCGGATCGTCGAAATACAGGGTCGAGACGGAGTTGAGCCGGCGCGAGCGCCCGCCGCCGGCACGCATGAGCCACCCGCGGTGCGGGGCGGTCTCGACCGGTGGCCAGGCCAGCATGGCGGCCTTCTCGATGGTCTTGAGTTCGTCCGGGTTCATGTCTGTCTCGAATTCCACGAAAGTCGGCTGGCAGGTTTCGCGCACGTCATGACCTTGGTGATGCCCGCCGGCGCAGTTCCTGCTAGCAAGGAGTGGGGGCGGTGGCGAGGATCATGGAAGGCGATGGCTGAAAAGGATGCAAGGCGGCGTTTCATCGACGGCATGAGCAATGCGGCTGCATCGGTGAGCGTGGTGACGACGGATGGCCCGGCTGGACGCGTCGGCGTCACGGTGTCCGCCATGTCGTCGGTATCCGCCGATTCGCCGAAGCCGTCCCTGCTGATCTGCGTGCACGAGGCCAGCCGGGCATCGACGGCGATCATCAGGAACCGCCGGTTCTGCGTCAACCTGCTGCGGGACGACCAGTCCTACATCTCGGACGTCTTCGCCGGACGACTCGCGACCCGTGACGGCGACAAGTTCTCGGCCGCCGAATGGATCAACGGAGTCAACGGTACCCCGCGCGTGGCCGACGGCCTCGTCGCCTTTCATTGCGAGCTCGACCAGCACATGCAGGTGGGTACGCATCATGTCTTCTTCGGAGCCGTGGAGGAAACGGTGGTGGCCAGTGCCGGCCTGGCGCTGATCTATGCCAACCGCGCCTATGGCTCGCCGGCGCGGCTGCTCGCGGAGCACCTGTCGAGCGAGAATGAGGACGAGGGCACGTCACTGCGTCTCGGCTGTTTCCAGACATTCGGCCCGGCGCTGCTGCCCCCCCTCCTTGCCAAAATGCAAAAAAACCATCCTGGCATTAATCTCTCTTTGGTAGAAGGTGACCAACGTAGACTTATGGACAGCCTGCGCGCCGGCGAAATCGAGCTGGCGATGCTCTACGATTTCGACCTCGACGACGAGTTCCACGTCGAACCGCTGCA
Proteins encoded in this region:
- a CDS encoding flavin reductase, which translates into the protein MPAGAVPASKEWGRWRGSWKAMAEKDARRRFIDGMSNAAASVSVVTTDGPAGRVGVTVSAMSSVSADSPKPSLLICVHEASRASTAIIRNRRFCVNLLRDDQSYISDVFAGRLATRDGDKFSAAEWINGVNGTPRVADGLVAFHCELDQHMQVGTHHVFFGAVEETVVASAGLALIYANRAYGSPARLLAEHLSSENEDEGTSLRLGCFQTFGPALLPPLLAKMQKNHPGINLSLVEGDQRRLMDSLRAGEIELAMLYDFDLDDEFHVEPLQDLKVYALMAGSDRLAKRDAVRLADLARRPLVLLDVPLSRDYFLSLFRDAGLKVEIAYRSSSIEMVRGLVGHGLGFSLLATRPSCNLTHDGRALACRPVADDTRPSRLVLARMRGRALSPGADIFRNICRENLAKLQEPP